The Fischerella sp. PCC 9605 genome contains a region encoding:
- a CDS encoding ABC transporter substrate-binding protein: MRNPMHRLIKPFLLMAFSFLLITACYSPVTQKSDISKKQLATSECRVIQHKLGETCVPYKPQRIIALEDAWIVDPLLALGIKPVGTVTFAKQVNVNFRGLSADELAGIEIVGNGGQPSLEKILRLKPDLILSFNDPFDSNNYKLLSQIAPTVPIDFNRVRHSFKDNLRFIAQLVGREEKAEKILLQYQERIKELQNILADNNLEKAKVSIIEYLGGNSFELQRGDIIYFQIFSDLGLDMPHRPLNPDDSALFNIEVINRYDADILFFVSLNSNKEKLLSHWNGILSSLKAVKNKRAYIVDPNLWWVYGPLGVNRLLDELPKYLLESA, translated from the coding sequence ATGAGAAACCCAATGCATCGATTGATAAAGCCATTTCTTTTAATGGCTTTTTCCTTCCTTTTAATTACAGCTTGCTACAGTCCAGTTACCCAAAAATCTGATATTTCAAAAAAACAATTAGCCACTTCTGAGTGTCGAGTAATTCAACACAAATTAGGTGAAACCTGTGTTCCCTATAAACCACAGCGTATTATTGCATTAGAGGACGCCTGGATAGTAGATCCCTTATTGGCTCTTGGTATCAAACCAGTGGGTACAGTAACCTTTGCCAAACAAGTAAATGTAAATTTTCGTGGTTTATCTGCTGATGAGCTTGCAGGAATTGAGATAGTTGGGAATGGAGGTCAACCTTCTCTAGAGAAAATTCTTAGGCTCAAACCGGATTTAATTTTGTCATTCAACGATCCCTTTGATAGTAACAATTACAAACTGTTATCACAAATTGCTCCCACAGTACCTATAGATTTTAACAGAGTCAGACATTCTTTTAAGGACAACCTTCGATTCATTGCTCAACTAGTAGGTCGGGAAGAAAAAGCAGAAAAAATTCTCCTTCAATATCAAGAGCGAATTAAAGAATTACAGAATATATTAGCGGATAATAATCTAGAGAAAGCGAAAGTTTCTATTATTGAATATTTGGGAGGTAATTCTTTTGAATTGCAAAGAGGTGACATAATATATTTTCAGATTTTTAGCGATCTTGGCTTAGACATGCCGCATAGACCTCTAAATCCTGATGATTCTGCCTTATTTAATATTGAAGTTATTAATAGATATGATGCCGATATTCTATTTTTTGTGAGTTTAAATAGCAACAAAGAAAAGTTATTATCTCATTGGAATGGCATTTTATCCTCACTAAAAGCAGTCAAAAATAAGCGAGCGTATATAGTAGATCCAAATTTATGGTGGGTATATGGCCCTTTAGGAGTAAATAGACTATTAGACGAGCTTCCTAAATATTTGCTAGAAAGCGCATGA
- a CDS encoding DUF1636 family protein, with the protein MPKPTLFVCKSCHRSSEERPKNQPADGSILLDKLNSLCGEKFISDELEIKPVKCLWACSQGCVVAVSSHDKPTYLFVNLPPEESPTALLEFMQLYIKSRKGSVAWKRLPELLQSAIFAQIPLVSK; encoded by the coding sequence ATACCCAAACCCACCCTCTTTGTCTGCAAATCCTGCCACCGCTCCTCCGAAGAACGGCCAAAAAATCAACCCGCCGACGGCTCTATTTTACTTGACAAACTCAACAGTTTATGCGGCGAAAAATTTATCTCTGACGAACTTGAAATTAAACCTGTTAAATGCCTCTGGGCATGTAGTCAAGGCTGTGTTGTAGCTGTATCAAGTCACGATAAACCTACCTATTTGTTCGTTAATCTTCCTCCAGAAGAAAGCCCAACAGCGTTACTTGAATTCATGCAATTGTATATCAAAAGTCGTAAAGGCAGTGTAGCTTGGAAACGACTTCCTGAACTTTTACAGTCTGCTATTTTCGCGCAAATTCCACTTGTAAGTAAGTAG
- a CDS encoding MFS transporter, which produces MSQQPTPTSLRNFLIIWLGQLVSAIGSQMTTIALEIWAWEVTGKATTLALVGFFGLLPSILITPISGVIVDRFNRKLLMMLGDTVAVLTTIVLLFLYINKYLQIWHFYVAAAFVGTFSQFQYLAYSASISLMIPKQHYTRASSLDFLSHHSAIIIAPALAGYLYKVIGLFGILLIDISTFLVAIFTIFLVQIPQILQTEENQKQDTFWQDLRYGLRYLSAQKSLLNLLLANLLFFFAHDLGDSLYVPMILSRTGNNTLVLGNLIIAAGFGGVMGALIINKWGGFKNKIKGVFLGIIGVGLTKIVFGLGRTMWVWIPPQFLCSLSFTVSGSSDNAIWLAKVAPNVQGRVFAARSLLLQLASAVAVLIAGPLADNVFVPAFREGGSLVGILGGIFGTGTGAGIAMLYVICAVCMFLVGLGGLSVRSLRNLEKNTPDYDEVEV; this is translated from the coding sequence ATGTCACAACAACCAACTCCTACCAGCCTGCGAAATTTCCTCATCATCTGGCTTGGTCAACTAGTTTCTGCCATTGGCAGCCAAATGACTACCATTGCTCTGGAAATTTGGGCATGGGAAGTTACAGGCAAAGCAACTACTCTCGCTTTGGTAGGTTTCTTTGGCTTGCTTCCCAGCATTCTGATTACCCCGATTAGCGGTGTAATTGTAGACCGTTTTAACCGGAAATTATTGATGATGCTAGGTGACACAGTTGCTGTCTTGACAACAATTGTTCTCCTATTTTTATATATCAACAAATACTTACAAATTTGGCATTTTTATGTAGCAGCCGCTTTTGTAGGCACTTTCAGCCAATTTCAGTATCTTGCATACTCAGCATCAATATCATTAATGATTCCCAAACAGCACTACACCCGCGCCAGCAGTCTCGATTTTTTGTCACATCATAGTGCGATTATTATTGCTCCCGCTTTGGCAGGATATCTCTATAAAGTAATAGGTTTATTTGGTATTTTGTTAATTGATATTTCCACTTTTTTAGTCGCAATTTTTACTATTTTTTTAGTTCAGATTCCCCAAATACTGCAAACCGAAGAAAACCAAAAGCAAGATACTTTTTGGCAAGATTTGAGGTATGGTTTACGTTACTTGAGCGCTCAAAAAAGTCTCCTCAATCTGTTATTAGCGAATTTATTATTTTTCTTTGCCCACGATCTCGGAGATTCATTGTACGTTCCGATGATTCTCTCACGCACAGGTAACAATACTTTAGTGCTGGGTAACTTAATCATAGCAGCAGGATTTGGCGGTGTAATGGGAGCATTAATTATTAATAAATGGGGAGGTTTTAAAAACAAAATTAAAGGCGTTTTCCTGGGAATAATAGGTGTTGGTTTAACTAAAATAGTATTTGGTTTGGGTCGAACTATGTGGGTGTGGATTCCTCCACAATTTTTGTGTTCATTGAGTTTTACTGTCAGTGGTAGTTCGGATAATGCGATTTGGTTAGCAAAGGTTGCTCCTAATGTACAAGGACGAGTTTTTGCAGCGCGATCGCTACTTTTACAATTAGCTTCAGCAGTAGCAGTTTTGATTGCAGGGCCCTTAGCAGATAATGTGTTTGTACCTGCGTTTCGTGAAGGGGGTAGCCTTGTAGGTATTTTAGGAGGAATATTTGGGACTGGTACTGGTGCAGGAATAGCAATGCTGTACGTGATCTGTGCAGTGTGTATGTTTTTGGTAGGGTTAGGTGGGCTTAGCGTGCGATCGCTGCGAAATTTAGAAAAAAATACACCTGACTATGATGAGGTTGAGGTTTAG
- a CDS encoding AAA family ATPase: MLSGVKEIRAAIEQAQNRRKFHNQRTILFVDEVHRFNKSQQDALLPWVENGTVILIGATTENPYFEVNKALVSRSRIFQLKPLNDEDLYGIAQRR; encoded by the coding sequence GTGCTTTCCGGCGTCAAAGAAATTCGCGCTGCCATAGAACAAGCTCAAAACAGGCGCAAGTTTCACAACCAAAGAACAATTCTGTTTGTAGATGAAGTCCACCGTTTTAATAAATCCCAGCAAGATGCACTGCTGCCGTGGGTAGAAAATGGTACGGTGATTTTAATTGGGGCGACAACAGAGAATCCTTACTTTGAAGTTAACAAAGCACTAGTCAGCCGCTCGCGGATTTTCCAACTCAAGCCACTCAACGATGAGGATTTGTACGGCATAGCCCAGCGGCGCTGA
- a CDS encoding SAM-dependent methyltransferase, protein MFNCPLSREKADRLVKQLAIADDSCVLDVGCGEGEFLIQIAERYKISGIGLDSNPECIALANEKARLRVPDENLSFVCQDARSFNWEAHKVDLIICIG, encoded by the coding sequence TTGTTTAACTGTCCACTCTCGCGCGAGAAAGCTGACCGTCTTGTAAAGCAACTTGCCATTGCTGATGATAGTTGTGTCCTAGATGTTGGTTGCGGTGAAGGGGAGTTTTTAATTCAAATTGCGGAGCGATATAAAATTAGTGGGATTGGACTTGACAGCAATCCAGAATGTATCGCGCTAGCCAATGAAAAAGCACGCTTGCGAGTTCCAGACGAAAATTTGTCCTTTGTTTGCCAAGATGCGCGATCGTTTAATTGGGAAGCACATAAAGTAGACTTAATCATTTGCATTGGCTGA
- a CDS encoding class I SAM-dependent methyltransferase: protein MKQTLVMAIRSQFMRPRGFAGWLVGWEMALRSSNRKRNVWAVGLLGVEPTDRVLEIGFGPGIAIRELSRRATHGLVCGVDHSEVMVRQATRRNADAVRAGRVVLRCGSAEHLPAFEETFDKVLAVNNMGMWHDPGERLKELHSLMRPGGRIAIVSQPRCPGATTETTVAAGREIAACLTAAGFTGVRSETLALKPPVVCVIGEVP, encoded by the coding sequence ATGAAACAGACACTGGTAATGGCGATCCGGTCTCAGTTTATGCGACCCCGTGGGTTTGCAGGCTGGCTCGTCGGGTGGGAGATGGCACTGCGGTCGTCGAACCGTAAGCGTAACGTGTGGGCAGTCGGACTGCTCGGGGTGGAGCCAACCGACCGCGTCCTTGAGATCGGCTTCGGGCCGGGGATCGCGATTCGGGAGCTGAGCCGCCGGGCGACGCACGGCCTTGTGTGTGGCGTCGATCACTCGGAAGTCATGGTCCGGCAAGCGACCAGGCGCAACGCGGACGCCGTACGCGCGGGCCGCGTGGTTCTGCGTTGCGGTTCGGCCGAGCACCTTCCGGCGTTTGAGGAGACGTTTGACAAGGTCTTGGCCGTGAACAACATGGGCATGTGGCACGATCCAGGCGAGCGGCTGAAAGAGCTTCATAGCCTCATGCGGCCCGGAGGACGGATCGCTATTGTCTCCCAGCCACGATGCCCCGGCGCGACGACGGAAACAACGGTGGCTGCGGGCCGCGAGATCGCGGCCTGTCTGACGGCAGCGGGCTTCACGGGTGTTCGGTCGGAAACGCTCGCGCTCAAGCCCCCCGTTGTCTGCGTAATTGGGGAGGTCCCGTGA
- a CDS encoding VTT domain-containing protein has translation MPTVEEVNGVVLDLRQYHMWAWAPGIAALWADLVLPVPQTAVIAALGIIYGVIGGGIIGSIGLVTGGLLGYAVARRYGRRLVVRLVGDRSLKKVESLFEHGGMWAIVLTSSLPYSIPEAVVLVSGLGGMRVREVFVALMLGSVPTAFVFSAIGAGWSEQPALALALSYFLPIPLVPIALYLMRRGIGRTRR, from the coding sequence ATGCCGACAGTCGAGGAAGTCAACGGTGTAGTCCTGGATCTGCGTCAGTACCACATGTGGGCATGGGCACCTGGCATCGCGGCCCTATGGGCCGACCTGGTCTTGCCAGTTCCGCAGACGGCAGTAATCGCTGCGCTCGGCATCATCTATGGTGTGATTGGCGGCGGCATAATCGGTAGCATCGGCTTGGTCACTGGTGGACTTCTCGGTTACGCCGTCGCCCGCAGGTATGGTCGTCGGCTAGTGGTGCGGTTAGTCGGCGACCGATCCCTCAAGAAGGTAGAGAGCCTCTTCGAGCATGGGGGGATGTGGGCAATCGTTCTCACGAGCAGCCTTCCGTACAGTATTCCGGAAGCCGTCGTTCTCGTGTCGGGCTTAGGAGGAATGCGCGTCCGCGAAGTCTTCGTCGCTCTGATGCTGGGCAGCGTGCCCACCGCCTTTGTCTTTTCGGCGATAGGTGCGGGATGGAGCGAACAGCCCGCGCTAGCGCTCGCACTTAGCTATTTCCTCCCAATTCCCCTCGTTCCAATCGCACTCTACCTGATGCGCCGCGGCATCGGCCGCACACGCCGCTAG
- a CDS encoding TetR/AcrR family transcriptional regulator, translating to MPRKRSIIPRKLPQQDRSRMTVEAILEATTHILTEEGYDKANTNRIAERAGISIGSLYQYFPNKESLMAALMEQHSNEIAALVESKLQNLFDVPPEVAIPELIRAVIAAHTINPCLHQVLNEEIPRSERPQHMQKADERITELLRAYLTRWRDRIYPKNLDMTVFILSRTVESLCHSAVIEHPSFVSNSQFEQEVSNLLLLYLTGA from the coding sequence ATGCCACGCAAACGCTCCATAATTCCCCGTAAACTCCCGCAGCAAGACCGCTCTCGCATGACCGTTGAAGCGATTTTGGAAGCAACAACTCACATTTTGACGGAGGAAGGTTACGACAAAGCCAACACAAATCGAATTGCAGAACGAGCAGGAATTAGCATTGGCTCGTTATACCAGTACTTTCCGAACAAGGAATCTTTGATGGCTGCCTTGATGGAACAACATTCCAATGAAATCGCTGCATTAGTAGAATCAAAATTGCAGAATTTATTCGATGTACCCCCAGAGGTTGCCATCCCTGAACTTATAAGAGCGGTCATTGCTGCTCACACGATCAATCCGTGTCTACATCAAGTGTTAAATGAGGAGATCCCGAGATCGGAACGCCCACAACACATGCAGAAGGCGGATGAACGCATCACAGAATTGCTACGGGCATACCTTACACGGTGGCGAGATCGTATTTACCCTAAAAATCTTGATATGACCGTCTTCATCTTGAGCCGCACGGTTGAATCGTTATGTCATTCAGCCGTAATTGAACATCCAAGTTTTGTGAGTAACAGCCAGTTTGAGCAAGAGGTTTCTAATCTTCTCCTGCTCTACTTAACAGGTGCTTGA
- a CDS encoding methyl-accepting chemotaxis protein translates to MARQRRLLLLLQMGTVVTALLVGGIVAILANRLTQVILAATTAVNELGQGNLNTRIAIEGEDELAVLGSNINHMADQLQDLLQKQTDEAEQLKLLTLERVSLLEATQALKNFAIQLSGILNSEDIYNLAVHDIQKALKTERVIIYKFDNDWLGNVITESIIAGYPRVLGAEIHDSCLQKYVEKYRQGHVTAINNIYQAGLSACYIEQLELFAVKAYLIAPILLGDQLLGLLIVHQCSQPRLWQQSEINLCEQFARTVGLALERANLLEQTEKGRKAAEIVSQQQRQQKERLQLQLLRLQEDIEGASRGDLTVRAEVTNGEIGTVADFFNSILESWRRIVTQVKEAAIQVDAAIAENFEAPNQLATEALKQKDQINKTLDFLNQMKVSIQIVVKSANQAATVARAASLTASDGGAAMDLTVENNMSLRETIEDTTKKVKHLGESSQQISRVVALLNQIAMQTNLLAINAEIEAARADEGGQGFAVVAKEVAALASQSAAATQEIEGVLANIQLETSEVVKPMELGTAQVVEETRLVQDTKQNLSNIFDFCCQIDELVQSISAATGSQMQTYKDVTDLINEIAKVSEVVNHSSCKLSESLQKTVEISQQLQASVDIFKVI, encoded by the coding sequence TTGGCGAGGCAGAGACGATTATTGCTGTTATTACAGATGGGGACGGTCGTAACAGCATTGCTGGTAGGTGGGATTGTAGCAATTCTTGCTAACCGCCTAACGCAGGTAATTCTGGCTGCTACTACAGCAGTGAACGAATTGGGTCAAGGCAATCTTAATACCCGAATCGCTATAGAAGGCGAAGACGAACTCGCTGTCTTGGGTTCAAATATTAACCACATGGCAGACCAACTGCAAGATCTACTACAAAAACAAACAGACGAAGCCGAGCAATTAAAGTTATTGACCTTAGAACGCGTAAGTTTACTAGAGGCAACACAGGCACTGAAGAATTTTGCTATCCAATTGTCTGGAATTCTTAATTCTGAAGATATCTACAATTTGGCGGTTCACGATATCCAAAAAGCCTTGAAGACAGAGCGAGTAATCATCTATAAATTCGACAATGATTGGCTTGGAAACGTAATTACTGAATCAATAATTGCTGGTTATCCTCGCGTTCTCGGGGCAGAAATCCATGACTCCTGTTTGCAAAAGTATGTGGAAAAGTATCGGCAAGGTCATGTCACGGCAATTAACAACATTTACCAAGCTGGTCTGTCGGCCTGTTACATCGAACAACTTGAACTATTCGCAGTCAAAGCCTATTTGATAGCACCGATTCTGCTGGGTGATCAACTGCTGGGCTTGTTGATTGTCCATCAGTGTTCCCAACCTCGTTTGTGGCAGCAGTCGGAAATCAATTTGTGTGAGCAATTCGCCAGAACTGTCGGCCTGGCTTTAGAGCGAGCCAATCTTCTAGAGCAAACTGAAAAAGGGCGCAAAGCAGCAGAAATCGTTTCTCAACAGCAACGTCAACAAAAAGAACGACTGCAATTGCAACTGCTGCGACTGCAAGAGGATATTGAAGGAGCGTCCAGAGGAGACTTGACAGTGCGTGCTGAAGTTACTAATGGGGAAATTGGTACTGTCGCTGACTTTTTTAACTCTATCTTGGAAAGTTGGCGAAGGATTGTCACCCAAGTTAAAGAAGCCGCTATCCAGGTAGATGCCGCGATCGCCGAAAATTTTGAAGCCCCCAATCAACTTGCAACTGAAGCTCTCAAACAAAAAGACCAAATCAACAAAACCTTAGATTTCCTTAATCAAATGAAGGTTTCGATTCAAATTGTGGTGAAAAGTGCTAACCAAGCCGCAACAGTTGCCCGCGCTGCCTCTCTCACTGCCTCTGATGGAGGCGCGGCAATGGATCTCACAGTAGAAAATAACATGAGTTTGCGAGAAACGATTGAGGATACTACTAAAAAGGTCAAGCATCTTGGGGAATCTTCACAACAAATATCGCGTGTAGTGGCATTGCTTAACCAGATTGCCATGCAAACTAACTTATTAGCTATCAACGCTGAAATAGAAGCCGCCCGTGCGGATGAAGGTGGTCAAGGTTTTGCCGTGGTTGCCAAAGAAGTAGCCGCACTAGCATCTCAGAGTGCCGCAGCGACTCAAGAAATTGAAGGAGTTCTTGCCAATATCCAACTTGAAACCAGCGAGGTAGTTAAGCCTATGGAATTAGGTACCGCACAGGTGGTTGAAGAAACTCGTCTGGTTCAAGATACTAAGCAGAATTTAAGTAATATTTTCGATTTCTGTTGTCAAATTGATGAATTAGTGCAGTCAATTTCTGCTGCGACAGGATCTCAAATGCAAACCTATAAAGATGTTACCGATCTAATCAACGAAATTGCTAAAGTTTCTGAAGTGGTCAACCATTCATCTTGCAAACTTTCAGAATCTCTCCAAAAAACAGTTGAAATTTCCCAACAATTGCAAGCAAGTGTCGATATTTTCAAAGTCATTTAA
- a CDS encoding PstS family phosphate ABC transporter substrate-binding protein, with amino-acid sequence MTRTHPHFRLVYTEPRFGKPGNSKSLTMLLNGELSFAQIALPLTDTEYSKAKERGFSLEQVPVAIDAIVVFTHPDVYVPGLSVIQLQDIYKGKITNWKQVGGSDLPIVPFARPKVATLLHVLLGPEVDKVSPNVQYIRDYTECVRKVSSTPGGISFGGSGPILG; translated from the coding sequence ATGACCCGAACTCACCCACATTTTCGCTTAGTCTACACTGAACCTAGATTCGGTAAACCTGGTAACAGTAAGAGTCTGACTATGCTGCTCAACGGTGAATTAAGCTTTGCTCAGATTGCTTTACCTCTTACAGATACTGAATACAGCAAAGCTAAAGAGCGTGGCTTTAGCTTGGAGCAGGTACCAGTGGCTATCGATGCAATTGTCGTCTTTACTCATCCAGATGTGTATGTCCCTGGACTCTCAGTGATTCAACTCCAAGACATTTACAAGGGTAAAATCACAAATTGGAAACAGGTAGGAGGATCAGATTTACCGATTGTACCTTTCGCAAGACCTAAGGTTGCCACTTTATTGCATGTGCTTCTCGGTCCAGAAGTTGATAAAGTCAGTCCGAATGTACAGTATATTCGTGATTATACTGAATGCGTTCGTAAGGTTTCTTCAACTCCTGGTGGAATTTCCTTTGGAGGAAGTGGGCCAATTTTGGGTTAA
- a CDS encoding ABC transporter ATP-binding protein has translation MSLRTPKILLEHVAIAFGKRLVVQDISLALQEHDLLCIVGPSGCGKTTLLRAVAGLIPLYRGRILLDGAAITRPTSRMAMIFQHFGLFPWKTVRANIEYGLSVQGRRDEDGIVTRLLEIMGLAEFAQCYPYELSGGMQQRVGIARALAVQPEVLLLDEPFSAVDAITREMLQGELIRLWEDPQRRQATAILVTHDLDEAILLGDRIVVLCSTPGQLCLDLNVPIPRPRTPQNLRFHAAYPQLRHQIWEALHGSGNAPYQIKNHPTIS, from the coding sequence ATGAGTTTACGCACTCCCAAGATACTCCTTGAGCATGTGGCGATCGCCTTTGGTAAACGGTTGGTGGTGCAAGATATTTCGCTGGCACTACAGGAACATGACTTGCTCTGCATTGTTGGACCATCAGGCTGTGGCAAAACTACCCTACTTCGAGCGGTAGCAGGTTTGATACCACTGTATCGTGGTCGAATTCTCCTTGATGGTGCTGCAATTACCCGCCCCACCTCTCGGATGGCAATGATTTTCCAACACTTTGGTCTTTTTCCTTGGAAAACTGTGCGAGCCAACATAGAGTATGGGTTGTCAGTTCAAGGTCGGCGTGATGAGGACGGCATCGTCACGCGCCTACTTGAAATCATGGGCTTGGCTGAGTTTGCACAGTGCTACCCCTATGAACTCTCCGGCGGGATGCAACAGCGTGTTGGCATTGCACGTGCCTTAGCAGTGCAACCCGAAGTACTCCTGCTTGATGAGCCATTTAGTGCAGTTGATGCAATTACACGCGAAATGCTCCAAGGCGAACTGATACGTCTATGGGAAGACCCACAGCGTCGCCAGGCTACAGCGATCCTAGTGACACACGATCTTGACGAAGCAATCTTACTAGGCGATCGAATTGTGGTGCTGTGCAGTACACCAGGGCAATTATGCTTGGATCTGAACGTACCGATACCTCGTCCACGCACTCCCCAGAATCTCCGGTTTCACGCCGCATATCCACAGCTACGTCACCAAATATGGGAAGCCCTACATGGTAGTGGTAATGCGCCTTACCAAATCAAAAATCACCCCACGATTAGTTAA
- a CDS encoding ABC transporter permease: MRLKTSVATSNPTKVALYRRKASHRADACLNHYHFIGWLRGISPIVIFLLWEWYGRNTNPILFTYPTAIVRAAIDMIADGTLLVALSQSISVLAIGFMLGVLGGIALGLLIGRSTVAAALLDIPITALYVTPMVALVPILVLWFGFGTSAKVVVVMLFSIFPVLINTMRGVREVDPQLIEVVRSFCSTEYRLWIDLVLPSSLPFIMTGIRLAIGRALVAVIVAEFYTAISGLGYLIVSNAHSFQTARVFVPIVVLMAVGIISTGLLEVAEARISPWRYRHK; the protein is encoded by the coding sequence ATGAGATTGAAGACGTCAGTAGCTACTTCCAACCCAACTAAAGTTGCCTTGTACCGACGTAAGGCTTCCCATCGTGCTGATGCCTGCCTGAACCACTACCACTTTATAGGGTGGCTCCGTGGCATCTCACCGATCGTGATTTTTCTGCTTTGGGAATGGTATGGTCGAAATACTAATCCAATCCTTTTTACCTATCCAACCGCCATTGTTCGAGCTGCGATAGATATGATTGCTGACGGCACGCTCCTAGTGGCTTTAAGTCAGAGCATAAGTGTACTCGCCATAGGGTTCATGCTTGGCGTACTCGGCGGTATTGCGTTAGGCTTACTCATTGGTCGGAGTACAGTGGCAGCTGCACTGTTAGATATCCCAATTACGGCACTGTACGTCACTCCTATGGTCGCCCTGGTACCAATCCTCGTTTTATGGTTCGGGTTTGGCACATCCGCAAAAGTAGTTGTGGTAATGCTATTCAGCATATTTCCAGTACTAATCAATACAATGCGCGGCGTGCGCGAAGTTGACCCTCAGTTAATTGAGGTTGTACGCTCGTTTTGCTCAACAGAATATCGACTTTGGATCGACTTAGTACTTCCATCATCATTGCCTTTCATTATGACCGGAATTCGTCTGGCGATAGGTCGGGCACTGGTTGCCGTCATCGTTGCCGAGTTCTACACCGCTATTTCAGGGTTGGGATACCTGATTGTTTCTAATGCCCATTCATTTCAGACTGCACGCGTCTTTGTGCCCATCGTTGTGCTAATGGCCGTTGGCATCATTAGTACTGGACTACTGGAAGTAGCAGAAGCACGCATTTCACCTTGGCGTTATCGGCATAAATAG
- a CDS encoding ABC transporter substrate-binding protein, with protein sequence MQRRLRVVSVFIVLIILSAVFTIACENTPFGNTTKSEPALTASHIEIGLPTGKTSFANVDMAIAQEMGFFKQQGLNVTIKNLDSAVKVVQAVVANDVDIGGASIEPVTNAASAGANVAIIGTYANRLTVSMVTPKTIKSVADLRGRNVGVQDIGAFREVMTRMVLQSAKLTPQDVKYIPISPPSYIQALVTGQIDSAILQTEQVFEILNRDSRFHVLVNLNAVEPEYFYGSYIVKKDWLAKNSDLAVRYLTALIQAHRFMYQNKADTVGIAAKTTSFDTSVLDKTYDVLLRKNKVFPVNDGIDEKRLIYTISRMKLLGLLKGKKPDLNQLIDRKPITLALDKLDGASETTLNK encoded by the coding sequence ATGCAACGACGGCTACGGGTAGTTTCTGTATTCATTGTACTCATTATACTTTCTGCGGTATTTACCATCGCATGTGAGAACACACCCTTTGGGAACACTACTAAGTCAGAACCTGCACTCACAGCTTCCCACATCGAGATTGGTCTACCAACAGGGAAAACCAGCTTCGCAAACGTTGATATGGCGATTGCTCAGGAGATGGGATTCTTCAAGCAGCAAGGTTTGAACGTTACCATTAAAAACTTAGATTCGGCGGTGAAAGTTGTACAAGCGGTGGTTGCTAACGATGTTGATATCGGTGGAGCTAGTATTGAGCCAGTCACTAACGCTGCATCGGCAGGTGCTAACGTGGCGATTATAGGCACTTACGCTAACCGACTCACTGTTTCGATGGTCACGCCCAAGACAATTAAGTCGGTAGCGGATCTGCGTGGCAGGAACGTTGGCGTCCAGGATATCGGTGCATTTCGCGAGGTCATGACCCGCATGGTGCTCCAGAGCGCCAAATTGACACCTCAAGATGTAAAATATATTCCCATCTCCCCACCATCTTACATCCAGGCGCTGGTTACTGGACAAATAGACTCTGCCATACTCCAGACAGAGCAAGTTTTTGAGATACTGAATCGTGATTCAAGATTTCATGTACTTGTCAACCTAAATGCAGTCGAGCCAGAATATTTCTATGGTTCTTACATAGTAAAAAAAGACTGGCTAGCTAAAAACTCCGACCTTGCTGTGCGCTATCTCACTGCTTTGATTCAAGCGCATAGATTTATGTACCAAAACAAAGCCGATACGGTCGGGATTGCTGCCAAAACCACTAGCTTCGACACCAGTGTGCTTGACAAGACTTACGATGTGCTGCTGAGGAAAAACAAGGTCTTCCCTGTTAATGATGGCATAGACGAAAAACGGCTTATCTATACAATTTCCAGGATGAAGCTGCTAGGGTTACTAAAAGGCAAAAAACCTGACCTAAATCAGCTGATAGATCGCAAACCGATTACCCTAGCTCTCGATAAGTTAGACGGGGCTAGCGAGACTACATTGAACAAATAA